In a single window of the Agromyces sp. H17E-10 genome:
- the scpB gene encoding SMC-Scp complex subunit ScpB, with the protein MTNEPTTTDEAEGGTIADGPELSVATPLDVPGQPHIDLDRAIEAILFIADEPQSVVHLAAAVARPVAEVRASIARLRVDYDGGAPSGEPRTDLAVVEAEARGIRRAFELREVGGGWRFYVRGEYDALVTDFVVTQSSTRLSQAALETLSVIAYKQPISRSQVASIRAVNVDSVVRTLLGRGLVTEVDTDPETGAILYGTTDLLLTNLGINSLDELPPISPLLDDGQGGFDLDG; encoded by the coding sequence ATGACGAATGAGCCGACCACGACCGACGAAGCCGAGGGGGGAACGATCGCCGACGGCCCCGAGCTCTCGGTCGCGACCCCGCTCGACGTGCCCGGCCAGCCCCACATCGACCTCGATCGCGCGATCGAGGCGATCCTCTTCATCGCCGACGAACCGCAGAGCGTCGTCCACCTCGCCGCGGCCGTCGCGCGGCCGGTCGCCGAGGTCCGGGCGTCGATCGCGCGGCTGCGAGTCGACTACGACGGGGGAGCGCCGTCGGGCGAGCCCCGTACCGACCTCGCCGTCGTCGAAGCCGAGGCACGCGGCATCCGTCGCGCCTTCGAGCTCCGCGAGGTCGGCGGCGGCTGGCGGTTCTACGTGCGCGGCGAGTACGACGCCCTGGTGACCGACTTCGTCGTGACCCAGTCGTCGACCCGGCTCTCGCAGGCCGCGCTCGAGACGCTGTCGGTGATCGCGTACAAGCAGCCGATCTCGCGTTCCCAGGTCGCGTCGATCCGGGCGGTCAATGTCGACTCCGTCGTGCGCACCCTGCTCGGGAGGGGACTCGTGACCGAGGTCGACACCGACCCCGAGACGGGCGCGATCCTCTACGGCACGACCGACCTGCTGCTCACGAACCTCGGCATCAACTCGCTCGATGAGTTGCCGCCCATCTCACCGCTGCTCGACGACGGACAGGGAGGATTCGACCTCGATGGCTGA
- a CDS encoding segregation and condensation protein A produces MARSPEQAPADEAAPAERAASAGDETVTDAAGAGDDPGFRVALTNFEGPFDLLLSLIAKHELDITEVSLSKVTDEFISYLKGLDSEEELDRASEFLVVAATLLDLKVAGLLPQGELVDAEDVALLEARDLLFARLLQYRAFKEAARWFSGELDAEAQRHARTVRLEEKFRQRAPELVWSLSAEDFAALATLALTPREIPVVGLDHLHAPLVSIREQAAQVVAVLRRGEPVTFRQLIAGVAQRGVVVARFLAVLELYRHAAIGFEQLEPLGELTLRWAAEHWTDANLESLGADYDE; encoded by the coding sequence GTGGCGCGGTCGCCTGAGCAGGCGCCCGCGGACGAGGCTGCCCCGGCCGAGCGAGCTGCATCGGCGGGCGACGAAACGGTGACGGATGCCGCGGGCGCGGGCGACGACCCCGGGTTCCGCGTCGCGCTCACCAACTTCGAGGGACCGTTCGACCTGCTGCTCTCGCTCATCGCGAAGCACGAGCTCGACATCACCGAGGTGTCGCTCTCGAAGGTGACCGACGAGTTCATCTCCTACCTCAAGGGCCTCGACTCCGAGGAGGAGCTCGATCGGGCGAGCGAGTTCCTCGTGGTCGCGGCGACGCTCCTCGACCTGAAGGTCGCCGGGCTCCTGCCGCAGGGCGAGCTGGTCGACGCGGAGGACGTCGCGCTGCTCGAGGCCCGCGACCTGCTCTTCGCGCGGCTGTTGCAGTACCGCGCCTTCAAGGAGGCGGCGCGATGGTTCAGCGGCGAGCTCGACGCCGAGGCGCAGCGGCACGCGCGCACGGTACGGCTCGAGGAGAAGTTCCGGCAGCGCGCACCCGAACTCGTCTGGAGCCTCTCGGCGGAGGACTTCGCGGCGCTCGCGACGCTCGCGCTCACACCGCGCGAGATCCCGGTCGTGGGGCTCGACCACCTGCACGCACCGCTCGTGTCGATCCGCGAGCAGGCGGCGCAGGTCGTCGCCGTGCTGCGCCGCGGCGAGCCGGTGACCTTCCGCCAGCTCATCGCGGGCGTGGCGCAGCGGGGCGTCGTCGTCGCCCGATTCCTGGCCGTGCTCGAGCTGTACCGGCACGCCGCGATCGGCTTCGAGCAGCTCGAACCGCTGGGGGAGCTGACGCTTCGCTGGGCGGCCGAGCACTGGACCGACGCGAACCTCGAGAGCCTGGGGGCCGACTATGACGAATGA
- a CDS encoding ParA family protein: protein MTQQKHDSADGIASLEPELGPTGRPHREFPEPAPLASHGPARIIALCNQKGGVGKTTTTINLGATLAEYGRKVLAIDFDPQGALSAGLGVQTHDVPTIYDLLLSRQLEPKDAIQRTTVEGLDVIPANIDLSAAEVHLVTEVAREQILAGVLRRVAPDYDVILIDCQPSLGLLTVNALTASHGVVIPLECEFFALRGVALLIETIDKVRDRLNPAITLDGILATMYDARTLHSREVLERVVDAFGDQVLETVITRTVKFPDATVAATPITEFAPEHQASKAYRQLARELVFRGAVA, encoded by the coding sequence GTGACGCAGCAGAAGCACGACTCGGCGGACGGAATCGCTTCGCTGGAGCCGGAGCTGGGTCCCACCGGTCGCCCTCACCGCGAGTTCCCCGAGCCCGCTCCGCTCGCCTCGCACGGTCCGGCGCGCATCATCGCGCTCTGCAACCAGAAGGGCGGCGTCGGCAAGACGACCACCACGATCAACCTCGGTGCGACGCTCGCCGAGTACGGCCGCAAGGTGCTCGCGATCGACTTCGACCCGCAGGGCGCCCTGTCGGCCGGGCTCGGCGTGCAGACGCACGACGTGCCGACGATCTACGACCTCCTGCTGTCGCGCCAGCTCGAGCCGAAGGACGCGATCCAGCGCACGACGGTCGAGGGCCTCGACGTGATCCCGGCGAACATCGACCTCTCGGCGGCCGAGGTGCACCTCGTCACCGAGGTGGCCCGCGAACAGATCCTCGCCGGCGTCCTGCGCCGCGTCGCTCCCGACTACGACGTCATCCTCATCGACTGCCAGCCGTCGCTCGGCCTGCTCACCGTGAATGCGCTCACGGCGAGCCACGGCGTCGTCATCCCGCTCGAGTGCGAGTTCTTCGCGTTGCGCGGCGTGGCCCTGCTCATCGAGACGATCGACAAGGTGCGCGACCGGCTGAACCCCGCGATCACGCTCGACGGCATCCTCGCGACGATGTACGACGCTCGCACGCTGCACTCGCGCGAGGTGCTCGAGCGCGTCGTCGACGCGTTCGGCGACCAGGTGCTCGAGACGGTCATCACGCGCACCGTGAAGTTCCCCGACGCGACGGTCGCGGCGACGCCGATCACCGAGTTCGCCCCCGAGCACCAGGCGTCGAAGGCGTACCGGCAGCTCGCGAGGGAGCTGGTCTTCCGTGGCGCGGTCGCCTGA
- the xerD gene encoding site-specific tyrosine recombinase XerD, whose product MTTAARVDGYLRHLAVERGLSRNTTASYRRDLAIYADWLESRGPGELDRVAERDLSDFVRYLGTEREPVLATSSIARVLSAVRGLHRFLAEEGELDADVSRDLRPPKLPARLPKAIPVEDVEALIAAAGGEEPVQLRDAALLELLYATGARVTEAVSLNVDDLIDDEVVRLFGKGGKQRIVPVGSYARRAIDAYLVRARPIFSARGQATPALFLGVRGKRLSRQGAWDVIRGAAERAGLEASVSPHTLRHSFATHLLEGGADVRVVQELLGHSSVATTQIYTLVTADTLREMYTAAHPRAR is encoded by the coding sequence GTGACGACCGCAGCGCGGGTCGACGGCTATCTGCGGCACCTCGCCGTGGAGCGGGGCCTGTCGCGCAACACGACGGCGTCGTACCGGCGGGACCTCGCGATCTACGCCGACTGGCTCGAGTCACGCGGTCCGGGGGAGCTCGATCGCGTCGCCGAGCGCGACCTCTCCGACTTCGTGCGATACCTCGGCACCGAGCGCGAACCGGTGCTCGCGACCTCGTCGATCGCCCGCGTGCTCTCAGCGGTGCGGGGGCTGCACCGATTCCTCGCCGAGGAGGGCGAGCTCGACGCCGACGTGTCCCGCGACCTGCGCCCGCCGAAGCTGCCCGCGCGGCTGCCGAAGGCGATCCCGGTCGAGGACGTCGAAGCGCTCATCGCGGCCGCCGGAGGGGAGGAGCCGGTGCAGCTGCGCGACGCCGCACTGCTGGAGCTGCTCTACGCGACCGGCGCCCGCGTGACCGAGGCGGTCTCGCTGAACGTCGACGACCTCATCGACGACGAGGTCGTCCGGCTCTTCGGCAAGGGCGGCAAGCAGCGAATCGTGCCGGTCGGCAGCTACGCACGACGGGCGATCGACGCCTACCTCGTGCGCGCCCGGCCGATCTTCTCGGCGCGCGGTCAGGCGACGCCGGCCCTGTTCCTCGGCGTCCGCGGCAAGCGGCTCTCCCGGCAGGGGGCGTGGGACGTGATCCGCGGAGCGGCCGAGCGGGCCGGGCTCGAGGCATCCGTCTCACCGCACACCCTGCGCCATTCGTTCGCGACCCACCTGCTCGAGGGCGGCGCCGACGTGCGCGTCGTGCAGGAGCTGCTCGGGCACTCGTCGGTCGCGACGACGCAGATCTACACGCTCGTCACAGCCGATACACTCCGGGAGATGTACACGGCAGCCCACCCGCGTGCTCGCTAG
- a CDS encoding NUDIX domain-containing protein codes for MADAVDGTRRDVIVGESPERLADDPASLPITKSETVFAGRVWSIRRETFELGGAPIVREFMDHTGAVGVLALDDDDRALLIKQYRHPIRMRDWEIPAGLLDVDGEDPLVAAQRELAEEADLEASDWAVLADFATSPGGSDEVIRVYLARGLRATAEAYEREDEEAELETRWVPLDECVDAVLARRIHNGPLAIAVLAAHAARGRGWRGLGEADAPWPSRTPPIRGSAGR; via the coding sequence ATGGCTGACGCTGTCGACGGAACCCGGCGTGACGTGATCGTCGGCGAGTCGCCCGAGCGGCTCGCCGACGACCCGGCCTCGCTCCCGATCACGAAGAGCGAGACCGTCTTCGCCGGACGCGTCTGGAGCATCCGCCGCGAGACCTTCGAGCTCGGCGGCGCGCCCATCGTGCGCGAGTTCATGGACCACACCGGTGCCGTCGGGGTGCTCGCGCTCGACGACGACGACCGAGCGCTGCTCATCAAGCAGTACCGGCACCCGATCCGGATGCGCGACTGGGAGATCCCGGCGGGCCTGCTCGACGTCGACGGCGAAGATCCGCTCGTGGCGGCGCAGCGCGAGCTCGCGGAGGAGGCAGACCTCGAGGCATCCGACTGGGCCGTGCTCGCCGACTTCGCGACGTCGCCCGGCGGCAGCGACGAGGTGATCCGGGTGTACCTGGCCCGGGGCCTGCGTGCGACCGCCGAGGCGTACGAGCGCGAAGACGAGGAGGCCGAGCTCGAGACCCGGTGGGTGCCGCTCGACGAATGCGTCGACGCGGTGCTCGCGCGCCGCATCCACAACGGTCCGCTCGCGATCGCCGTGCTCGCCGCGCACGCGGCACGCGGCCGCGGCTGGCGCGGCCTCGGCGAGGCGGATGCCCCGTGGCCGAGCCGCACGCCGCCGATTCGAGGTTCGGCGGGGCGGTGA
- a CDS encoding CTP synthase, whose translation MDERGRAQSADNNNDTTKHIFVTGGVVSSLGKGLTAASLGNLLTARGLRVVMQKLDPYLNVDPGTMNPFQHGEVFVTDDGAETDLDIGHYERFLDIDLSQAANVTTGQIYSTVIAKERRGEYLGDTVQVIPHITDEIKRRMRLQASESPKPDVIITEIGGTVGDIESQPFIESARQVRHELGRKNVFFVHVSLVPFMGASGEQKTKPTQHSVAALRSIGIQPDALVLRSDRPVTESNKRKIALMCDVDEAAVVNAVDVPSIYDIPTMLHEQGLDAYLIDALGLDQKADAVDWSGWSDLLRVVHDPKHEVKIGLVGKYIDLPDAYLSVTEALRAGGFANDAKVAIEWIPSDECQTPEGAQKHLSHLDGICVPGGFGVRGIEGKLGALHFARENGIPVLGLCLGLQCMVIEYARNVAGLPGASSSEFDPDTEFPVIATMEEQVEIISGGDLGGTMRLGLYPAKLDEGSIVAELYGATDVSERHRHRYEVNNAYRERIAEAGLVFSGLSPDRNLVEYVELPRDVHPFYVATQAHPELRSRPNHAHPLFRGLVAAALERQQASRLFDVNNG comes from the coding sequence GTGGATGAACGCGGAAGAGCGCAGAGCGCAGACAACAACAACGACACGACCAAGCACATCTTCGTGACTGGTGGTGTCGTTTCTTCGTTGGGCAAGGGACTCACCGCCGCGAGCCTCGGCAACCTGCTGACCGCGCGCGGCCTCCGGGTGGTCATGCAGAAGCTCGACCCCTATCTCAACGTCGACCCGGGCACGATGAACCCGTTCCAGCACGGCGAGGTCTTCGTGACCGACGACGGTGCTGAGACCGACCTCGACATCGGCCACTACGAGCGCTTCCTCGACATCGACCTGTCGCAGGCCGCGAACGTCACGACCGGTCAGATCTACTCGACCGTCATCGCCAAGGAGCGTCGCGGCGAGTACCTCGGCGACACGGTGCAGGTCATCCCGCACATCACCGACGAGATCAAGCGACGCATGCGCCTGCAGGCGTCCGAGAGCCCGAAGCCCGACGTGATCATCACCGAGATCGGCGGCACCGTCGGCGACATCGAGTCGCAGCCGTTCATCGAGTCGGCGCGCCAGGTGCGCCACGAGCTCGGCCGCAAGAACGTGTTCTTCGTGCACGTCTCCCTCGTGCCGTTCATGGGTGCGTCGGGCGAGCAGAAGACGAAGCCCACGCAGCACTCGGTCGCCGCGCTCCGCTCGATCGGCATCCAGCCCGACGCGCTCGTGCTGCGCAGCGACCGCCCCGTCACCGAGTCGAACAAGCGCAAGATCGCACTCATGTGCGACGTCGACGAGGCCGCCGTGGTGAACGCGGTCGACGTGCCGTCGATCTACGACATCCCGACGATGCTGCACGAACAGGGCCTCGACGCATACCTGATCGACGCGCTCGGCCTCGACCAGAAGGCCGACGCGGTCGACTGGTCGGGCTGGAGCGACCTGCTGCGCGTCGTGCACGACCCCAAGCACGAGGTGAAGATCGGTCTCGTCGGCAAGTACATCGACCTGCCCGACGCCTACCTGTCGGTGACCGAGGCGCTCCGGGCGGGCGGCTTCGCGAACGACGCCAAGGTTGCGATCGAGTGGATCCCGTCCGACGAGTGCCAGACGCCCGAGGGTGCCCAGAAGCACCTCTCGCACCTCGACGGCATCTGCGTGCCAGGCGGCTTCGGCGTCCGCGGCATCGAGGGCAAGCTCGGCGCGCTGCACTTCGCGCGCGAGAACGGCATCCCCGTGCTCGGTCTGTGCCTCGGCCTGCAGTGCATGGTGATCGAGTACGCGCGCAACGTGGCGGGCCTGCCCGGCGCGTCGTCCAGCGAGTTCGACCCCGACACCGAGTTCCCCGTCATCGCGACGATGGAGGAGCAGGTGGAGATCATCTCGGGCGGCGACCTCGGCGGCACCATGCGGCTCGGCCTCTACCCGGCGAAGCTCGACGAGGGGTCGATCGTGGCCGAGCTCTACGGTGCGACCGACGTGAGCGAGCGCCACCGGCACCGCTACGAGGTCAACAACGCGTACCGCGAGCGCATCGCGGAGGCCGGCCTCGTGTTCTCGGGGCTCTCGCCCGACCGCAATCTCGTCGAGTACGTCGAGCTGCCGCGCGACGTGCACCCGTTCTACGTCGCCACCCAGGCGCATCCCGAGCTCCGCAGCCGGCCGAACCACGCGCACCCGCTGTTCCGCGGCCTCGTGGCGGCAGCGCTCGAACGCCAGCAGGCCAGCCGCCTGTTCGACGTCAACAATGGCTGA
- the recN gene encoding DNA repair protein RecN gives MIEELGIRDLGVIAEATLPLGPGFTAVTGETGAGKTMVVTALGLLLGARSDAGAVRSGAKQAWVEGRWIVPEAGPIADRVAETGGEIEAGELLLGRSVSSEGRSRAVVGGRSAPVGVLTELGDELVVVHGQADQQRLRSASAQRDALDRFAGAPLAETLGAYRAAFERWRADAGDLARLREEHDARVREAEALRADLDEVESVDPQPGEDAELHERAERLSNIEELRLAAAQAKALVSGDEVVDDAPDATTLIDAARRHLERVAEHDPALGPIAEALANAGFVLADAGTELAGYLAGLDTDGAGELELVQERRALLAGLIRRHGGDLDDVLAFRRDGGLRLVELDGDDERIAELDLAVTELAAEVDRLATRITEQRTEAAVRLAEAVTHELAALAMPDAVLSVSVEPAAEPTAHGRDQVSILLQPHPGAEPRSVSRGASGGELSRVMLAIEVVIAGTDPVPTFVFDEVDAGVGGAAAIEIGRRLARLAERSQVIVVTHLAQVAAFATNHLSVIKGTDGAVTASSVRQLQGAEREAEMARLLSGLADSESGLAHARELLEIASERAA, from the coding sequence ATGATCGAAGAGCTCGGCATCCGCGACCTCGGCGTCATCGCCGAGGCGACACTCCCGCTGGGGCCCGGGTTCACCGCCGTCACGGGCGAGACCGGCGCGGGCAAGACCATGGTCGTCACCGCGCTCGGGTTGCTGCTCGGCGCGCGCTCCGACGCCGGCGCCGTGCGCTCGGGCGCGAAGCAGGCGTGGGTGGAAGGACGATGGATCGTGCCCGAGGCAGGCCCGATAGCCGACCGGGTCGCAGAGACCGGCGGCGAGATCGAGGCCGGTGAGCTGCTGCTCGGGCGATCGGTGTCGAGCGAGGGTCGGAGCAGAGCCGTGGTCGGCGGCCGCAGCGCGCCCGTCGGCGTGCTCACGGAGCTCGGCGACGAACTCGTCGTCGTGCACGGGCAGGCGGACCAGCAGCGACTGCGGTCGGCATCGGCGCAGCGAGACGCCCTCGATCGATTCGCGGGTGCGCCGCTCGCCGAGACGCTGGGCGCGTACCGCGCCGCGTTCGAGCGGTGGCGCGCCGACGCGGGTGACCTCGCCCGGCTCCGCGAGGAGCACGATGCGCGAGTCCGCGAGGCCGAGGCGCTTCGCGCCGACCTCGACGAGGTCGAGTCCGTCGACCCGCAGCCCGGCGAGGACGCCGAGCTCCACGAGCGCGCCGAGCGCCTGTCGAACATCGAAGAGCTGCGCCTGGCCGCGGCGCAGGCCAAGGCACTCGTCTCGGGCGACGAGGTCGTCGACGACGCGCCCGACGCCACGACGCTCATCGACGCCGCGCGTCGCCACCTCGAACGCGTCGCCGAGCACGACCCCGCGCTCGGCCCGATCGCCGAGGCGCTCGCGAACGCCGGCTTCGTGCTCGCCGACGCGGGCACCGAGCTCGCCGGCTACCTCGCCGGCCTCGACACCGATGGGGCGGGCGAGCTCGAACTCGTGCAGGAGCGCCGAGCGCTGCTCGCCGGCCTCATCCGCAGGCATGGCGGCGACCTCGACGACGTGCTCGCATTCCGTCGAGACGGGGGGCTGCGGCTCGTCGAGCTCGACGGCGACGACGAACGCATCGCCGAGCTCGACCTCGCGGTGACCGAACTCGCCGCCGAGGTCGATCGGCTCGCGACCCGCATCACCGAGCAGCGCACCGAGGCGGCCGTGCGGCTCGCCGAGGCCGTCACGCACGAGCTCGCCGCCCTCGCGATGCCCGACGCCGTGCTGAGCGTGAGCGTCGAGCCCGCCGCCGAGCCGACCGCGCACGGTCGCGACCAGGTCTCCATCCTGCTGCAGCCGCACCCCGGAGCGGAACCGCGATCGGTCTCGCGTGGAGCGTCGGGCGGCGAGCTCTCGCGGGTGATGCTCGCGATCGAGGTCGTGATCGCGGGTACCGATCCGGTGCCCACCTTCGTCTTCGACGAGGTCGATGCCGGGGTCGGCGGCGCCGCGGCGATCGAGATCGGGCGCAGGCTCGCCCGGCTCGCGGAGCGTTCGCAGGTCATCGTCGTGACGCACCTCGCCCAGGTCGCCGCCTTCGCGACGAACCACTTGAGCGTGATCAAGGGCACCGACGGCGCGGTCACGGCCTCGAGCGTCCGCCAGCTCCAGGGAGCCGAGCGGGAGGCCGAGATGGCCCGGCTGCTCTCCGGTCTCGCCGACTCCGAGAGCGGGCTCGCGCACGCGCGCGAGCTGCTCGAGATCGCGTCGGAGCGGGCGGCCTGA
- a CDS encoding NAD kinase, which produces MVGSGRRTDERRARVNDARHFLVVSHTGRQSALEATGAVCTQLLDAGAVPVIAAEHWEDVHAFVPELDGGVVRFEEIDPARIELVIVLGGDGTILRAAELIRDHPVPLLGVNLGHVGFLAESERDDLGYTVSRALARDYAVEERMTLSVRAKVGDEVVYESWALNEATVEKAERERMLEVVIEVDRRPLSSFGCDGVVMSTPTGSTAYSFSAGGPIVWPSLEALLLVPLSAHALFARPLVVGPESSLAVEILQRTETSAVIWCDGRRTFDLPPGSRVIVRRSDIPVRLARLHEAPFTDRLVNKFQLPVTGWRGPAGRE; this is translated from the coding sequence ATGGTCGGGTCGGGTCGACGCACTGACGAGAGGAGAGCACGGGTGAACGACGCACGCCACTTCCTCGTGGTCTCGCACACCGGCCGGCAGTCCGCGCTCGAGGCCACGGGCGCCGTCTGCACGCAGCTGCTCGACGCGGGCGCGGTGCCCGTGATCGCCGCCGAGCACTGGGAGGACGTGCACGCGTTCGTGCCCGAGCTCGACGGCGGCGTCGTGCGGTTCGAAGAGATCGACCCCGCGCGCATCGAGCTCGTGATCGTGCTCGGCGGCGACGGCACGATCCTTCGCGCGGCCGAGCTCATCCGCGATCACCCGGTGCCCCTGCTCGGCGTCAACCTCGGGCACGTCGGCTTCCTCGCCGAGAGCGAGCGCGACGACCTCGGCTACACGGTGTCCAGGGCGCTGGCGCGCGACTACGCCGTCGAAGAGCGCATGACCCTGTCGGTGCGCGCGAAGGTGGGCGACGAGGTCGTCTACGAGAGCTGGGCGCTCAACGAGGCGACCGTCGAGAAGGCCGAGCGCGAACGCATGCTCGAGGTCGTCATCGAGGTCGACCGCCGGCCGCTGTCGTCATTCGGTTGCGACGGCGTCGTCATGTCGACGCCCACGGGCTCGACGGCCTACTCGTTCTCGGCCGGCGGCCCGATCGTCTGGCCGAGTCTCGAGGCGCTCCTGCTCGTGCCGCTGAGCGCCCATGCGCTCTTCGCGCGCCCGCTCGTCGTGGGGCCCGAGTCGTCGCTCGCGGTCGAGATCCTGCAGCGCACCGAGACCTCCGCGGTCATCTGGTGCGACGGTCGTCGCACGTTCGACCTGCCGCCGGGTTCGCGGGTGATCGTGCGTCGATCCGACATCCCGGTGCGCCTCGCGCGACTGCACGAGGCGCCGTTCACCGATCGGCTCGTGAACAAGTTCCAGCTCCCGGTGACGGGGTGGCGCGGGCCGGCGGGCCGCGAATGA
- a CDS encoding TlyA family RNA methyltransferase, with translation MSDQRLDAALAARGLVRSRTQAAALIAEGRVSVDGRPVVKASFKVGADAVLAVEASDHYVSRAAHKLVAALDGFDVDPSGRIALDAGASTGGFSQVLLERGARTVLAVDVGHGQLAQELRGAAGLVLVEGCNVRDLTRDSLAAATGVGEPPSLVTADLSFISLTTVLPALRGSAAADADFVLLVKPQFEVGRGGVREGIVHDAALRSESVMNVLWAAHDLGLGTSGVLSSPIAGAHGNREFLVHLRSTGGANPTEWSGRVDALTRGEHG, from the coding sequence ATGAGCGACCAGCGACTCGACGCCGCGCTCGCGGCCCGCGGACTCGTGCGCTCGCGCACCCAGGCTGCGGCGCTCATCGCCGAAGGCCGGGTCTCGGTCGACGGCCGGCCGGTGGTCAAGGCGTCGTTCAAGGTCGGCGCCGATGCGGTGCTCGCGGTCGAGGCATCCGATCACTACGTGAGCCGGGCCGCGCACAAGCTCGTCGCCGCGCTCGACGGCTTCGACGTCGATCCGAGCGGCCGCATCGCGCTCGACGCGGGCGCATCGACGGGCGGGTTCAGCCAGGTGCTGCTCGAACGCGGCGCGCGCACCGTGCTCGCCGTCGACGTCGGCCACGGCCAGCTCGCGCAGGAACTCCGCGGTGCCGCAGGGCTCGTGCTGGTCGAGGGATGCAACGTGCGCGACCTCACGCGCGACTCGCTCGCCGCCGCCACGGGTGTCGGCGAGCCGCCCTCGCTCGTCACGGCCGACCTGTCGTTCATCTCGCTCACGACCGTGCTGCCCGCCCTGCGGGGCTCGGCCGCAGCCGACGCCGACTTCGTGCTCCTCGTGAAGCCCCAGTTCGAGGTGGGCCGCGGGGGAGTGCGCGAGGGCATCGTGCACGACGCGGCGCTGCGCTCGGAGTCGGTGATGAACGTGCTCTGGGCCGCTCACGACCTCGGGCTCGGCACGTCCGGCGTCCTGTCCTCCCCAATCGCCGGTGCGCACGGCAACCGGGAGTTCCTCGTGCATCTGCGGTCGACGGGCGGCGCGAATCCGACAGAATGGTCGGGTCGGGTCGACGCACTGACGAGAGGAGAGCACGGGTGA
- a CDS encoding HAD-IIA family hydrolase, which translates to MALFRTRTEPATPLDGVDAVFADLDGVVYAGAGAIPHAVESLNLVKRTRPVGYITNNASRSDVSVAGHLTELGLDAAPDDVVTSPQAAVRLLEEQVAPGSLVFVVGGEGIEVELRKRGYRVTRSADDGPDALVQGFTPEVGWKDLAEAAFALHADASGRSIPWIATNMDWTIPVARGIAPGNGTLVSAVHTAVGRLPLVAGKPETPIFEEARRRFDASAPLIVGDRLDTDILGANRAGMSSAIVLTGIDRAKQLLAADAASRPDFILADLRGLHAPYPAVERLRGDVVRVGAARVKLDGNRVEVVDEGDAGLDLLRAACATIWESGEAIHVLDVPARLYA; encoded by the coding sequence ATGGCGCTCTTCCGAACGAGGACTGAGCCCGCGACGCCGCTCGACGGCGTCGACGCGGTCTTCGCCGATCTCGACGGCGTCGTGTACGCGGGGGCGGGAGCGATTCCGCATGCGGTCGAAAGCCTGAACCTCGTGAAGCGGACCCGCCCCGTCGGGTACATCACGAACAACGCCTCCCGCAGCGACGTCTCCGTGGCCGGGCATCTCACCGAGCTCGGCCTCGATGCGGCGCCCGACGACGTGGTCACGTCGCCCCAGGCGGCGGTGCGCCTGCTCGAGGAGCAGGTCGCGCCGGGTTCGCTCGTCTTCGTGGTCGGAGGCGAGGGCATCGAGGTCGAACTGCGCAAGCGCGGCTACCGGGTGACCCGTTCCGCTGACGACGGGCCCGACGCCCTCGTGCAGGGCTTCACGCCCGAGGTCGGCTGGAAGGACCTCGCCGAGGCTGCGTTCGCCCTGCATGCGGATGCCTCGGGCCGGAGCATCCCGTGGATCGCGACGAACATGGACTGGACGATTCCGGTCGCCCGCGGCATCGCCCCGGGCAACGGCACGCTCGTCTCGGCGGTCCATACGGCGGTCGGTCGTCTCCCGCTCGTCGCGGGCAAGCCCGAGACGCCCATCTTCGAGGAGGCACGGCGTCGCTTCGACGCATCCGCGCCCCTCATCGTGGGCGACCGCCTCGACACCGACATCCTCGGCGCGAACCGCGCCGGGATGTCGAGCGCCATCGTGCTCACGGGCATCGACCGCGCGAAGCAGCTGCTCGCCGCCGACGCGGCGAGTCGGCCCGACTTCATCCTCGCCGACCTCCGAGGCCTCCACGCGCCCTACCCGGCCGTCGAGCGCCTTCGCGGCGACGTCGTGCGGGTCGGCGCGGCGCGGGTGAAGCTCGACGGCAATCGCGTCGAGGTGGTCGACGAGGGCGACGCCGGGCTGGACCTCCTGCGTGCGGCCTGCGCGACCATCTGGGAGTCCGGCGAGGCGATCCACGTGCTCGACGTCCCGGCGCGCCTCTACGCGTGA